Sequence from the Actinomyces slackii genome:
GGTCCAGGGCCGCGGCCTGCAGGTCATTGTGCAGGCAGGCGGCCAGGGCCTGAGGGCTGCCCGAGCGCAGCGCGACGGTCATGGCCTCGCTGACCTCCTGGGGGCCTCCCCGCCCTGCTCCCATCTCATCGAAGCGGGCGAAGACCTCGGGGGTGGACAGGCCGCGGTGGTGGAGGGCGAAGACCCACTGGTAGGTGCCGCGCGCCATCAGGGGGGTGACCATGTCCCCGCGCCCGTGCCCCACCGCGGTGGAGCCCAGCAGCGGGAAGGGCACGTCCGCGCCGAGCCGGGAGGCCAGGGACATGAGCTCACCCGTGCCCAGCCCGGTTCCCCACAGGGCGTTGCAGGCCACCAGGGCGGCGGCCGCATCGGCCGAGCCACCGGCCATGCCCCCCGCCACGGGCACCCGCTTGCGCACCAGCAGGTCCACGCCCTCGCTCACCCCGGTGGCCTCGGCCAGAATGTGGGCGGCGCGCACGGCGAGATTGGAGGCGTCGGTGGGCACGGCGTCGTCGGGCTCCTCCAGGGCCAGGGTGATCTCGCCGAGGGCCTGGGCGGACTGGCGCCGCGCGGTGATGGTCTCGATGAGGCGCACCGCCTGGAACACCGTGGTCAGGGGGTGGTAGCCATCAGGCCCCGGGGCGCCGACCGACAGGAAGAGATTGACCTTCCCGGGCGCCTCGACGCGCACGGATGTGGCCGAGCCCGAGCGCGCAGGCCAGGGCCCGCTCCCGCAGGGGACCGAACGAAGATGACTCATGGCTTCTCCTTGGCATCGCTGCCTCCCGGCTCCCGGGCGAACAGCTCCTGGGCAAGGCCGGCGAAGGCGGTCGCATCGAGTCGCTCGCCGCGCTCGGCCGGGTCGATGCCGGCGGCGCGCAGCGCCCGCTCCGCGGCCTCCGGCCCCCCGGCCAGGGCGGCCAGGGCCTTGCGCAGGGTCTTGCGCCGCTGGGAGAAGGCGGCGTCGATGACGGCGAAGACCTCCTCGCGCGAGGCGGCCGTGACGGGGGGCTCGCGCCGGATGAGCTCGACCAGGGCGGAGTCCACATTGGGAACCGGCCAGAACACCGAGCGCGAGATGGTGATGGTGCGCCGCGCCGAGGCGTACCAGGCCGTCTTGGCGCTGGGCACGCCGTAGGTGCGCGATCCGGGCGGCGCGGCCAGGCGGTCGGCGACCTCGGCCTGGACCATGACGGTGGCCGACTCCAAGGAGGGCAGGGCCTCGAGCAGGGTCAGCAGCACCGGCACGGCCACGTTGTAGGGCAGGTTGGCCACCAGGCGCACGGGCAGGGCCCCGCCCAGGTCCTGCGGCCCGGTGATGCCGAGGGCGTCGGCCTCGATGACGCGCAGGTCCGTGCTGGCCGCCGGCATCCTGTCGGCAACGGTCACGGGCAGGGCCCGGGCCAGCCGCGGATCGATCTCCACGGCGGTCACCCGCGCCCCGGCCTCCAGGAGGGCCAGGGTCAGTGAGCCCAGGCCCGGCCCGACCTCGAGGATCTCCTGACCGGGGGTCACTCCGGCGCCGCGCACAATGCGCCGCACGGTGCTGGCATCGTGGACGAAGTTCTGCCCGAGGGTCTTGGTGGGGCGGATACCCAGGGCGTGGCACAGCCCGCGCACCTCGGCGGGGCCCAGCAGGCCCGAGGTCGGGTCCGCGGCGCCGGGCCGGCTGCTGCGCGATGGGCTCATGGCGGTCGCTGCCTCACTCCTGTCCTGGGCCCGGGGCGCGGCGCCACCGGGCTCACCAGGACACAGTAGCGGGACTCACTCCACGTTCCCATCAGGAGGGGCTGGCCGCCCGCCTGGGTGCGGCGCGACGGCGGCCAGTCCGCGGCCGGATGTCAGTCGGATGTCAGCCGAATGTTCGGCCAGATCAGCGCCGGGCGGCGGGAGTCAGCGCCTCACAGCAGGCCGAGCTTGGCGGCGCAGTGGGGCCACTGGCCCCAGCCGGCGCTCTGCTGAAGCGCCTGGGCGCGCATGGTCTGCTCCTCGGCACTGGCCTCGGAGGGAAGACCGGATCCGCCCACGGACTGCCAGGTCTGCAGGGAGAACTGGTAGAGGCCGTAGTAGCCGTTGCCGGTGTTGGCCGTGGGGTCGCCGCCGGACTCGCACTGGGCGAGCTGGGCCCACACGCCCTCGGGGGCGCTCCCACCGGAGCTGGAGCCACCGGAGCCGGCGTCGCCGGAGCCGGAGTCCGAGCCGGAGGAGTCCGCCTCCGCGGTGGGGGCCGCCTGGGGGGCCTGGGAGGACTCAGCCGATCCCGTGTCCTTGGGGGCGGGTGTCTTGTCCGCCTGCGTGGCGGTTCCCACCAGGACGACCTCGTCGACGGCCTGGGTGACCACGACGCTGGAGATCTCCACCCGGGAGGTCTCCTTGCCATCCACCAGGGTGACCTGATAGGTGGTGCGCACCACGCCGTCGACGCCCTCGGTCTCCACCCGGGTCTCACCCTCGGGCACCGAGGCGGAGGGCTTCTCCACCCTGCCGTGGGCCTGGGTCGTCTCCTCGGTCACCGTGGTCACCGTCGCCGCGCCCTGGGTGGCCGCAGCCACCGGCTGTCCGGATCGGCCCCCCTCGGCGCCCAGGTCCTGGCCGCTCAGGGCAGCCGTTGAGGAACTGGGGCCATCGCCCGTGGCCACGACCGCCGCATAGGCGCCGCCGGAGACGACCAGGGACAGCGCGGCGGCGCTGAGAGCGGCGCGCAGCAGCATCGGCCGACGCGATGGCCGCTCAGCGGGCTCATCCTGAACCGCCTCGGCGGGGTCGATGAGGGGGTCCGGGATCGTCATATCAGGCATGGGAGGCACAGGGGATGTCCTTACGTGTCGGCGGTCCGCACACGGTAACGGACGCGTCTCACGCCGGGCAATGCTCCCCATCACAGATGCTCCTTCGCGCATGCCCGCAGGTTGCGGATATGAGCCCGGCCACCCTCGGATGAGGGTGGCCGGGCTCATGGCACAGGGAGGATGGGGTAGGTGGGTCAGTACCAGCCGACGGACTCGGAGTGAGCCCAGGCTGCGCAGGGAGTGCCGTAGCGGCCGGAGATGTATCCCAGGCCCCAGGTAATCTGGGTGGTGGGGTTGGTCGCCCAGTCCGAACTGACGGAGGCCATCTTATCGCCCGGCAGGGACTGGGGGATGCCGTATGCGCCCGAGGAGGGATTCTGAGCCTGGTAGTTCCAGTTGGACTCGCGCTCCCACAGGCTCTCCAGGCAGGAGAACTCGGAATCGCCCCAGCCGTATCCGGCCATCATCGAGCGGGCGATGGCCTTGGCGCCCTCGGGGGTGGTTCCCGCACTGGAGTCGGCGGCCGGGGCGGGAGCCTGCTCGGTGGTGGAGGTGGATGCCGGGGCCTCCGTGGCGCCGGAGTCCGTCGGGGCGCTGGTGGACCCGCTCTCGGCGGGGGCGGATGCGGAGCCGGTTCCCACCAGGACGACCTCATCGACGGCCTGGGTGACCACGACGCTGGAGATCTCCACCCGGGAGGTCTCCTTGCCGTCCACCGAGGTGACCTGGTAGGTGGTGCGCACCACGCCGTCGACGCCCTCGGTCTCCACCCGGGTCTCGCCCTCGGGCACCGAGGCGGAGGGCTTCTCCGTCTTGCCGTGGGCCTGGGTGGTCTCCTCGGTCACCGTGGTCACCGTCGCCGCGCCGTCGTCGGCCACCGTGACGGCCTCACCGGCCGGGGCCCCGTTGGCCTCACCGCCCAGGGCGGCCAGGGTGTTGCCCCCGAGCCCGCCCTGCTCATCCTGGGCCGCCACAGCGGCGTAGGCGCCACCGGAGACCGCCAGGGACAGAACCGCCGCGGCGCCGCCCGCCCGGAAAAGCATGGGGCTCAGCGGGGTCCTCGCGGGACCTGCCGCACGACGACGGCCATGGCCGGTCGAGGCAGGGGTCAGGCCCCGGGACGCCAGGGCGCCGAGCTCCACAAGAGTGGTGTTCAGTGAACTGGTCTGAGAGTGACGACCCACGATGTGTCTTCCTTCGCTGTACGGACTTGCGTCACCGTAGCGGATCATCCGCAAGGATGACTATGCACCTGCTCACATCCGATCCGCTTGTGACAGAACCGTGCAAAGTACAACTGGTTCCGCCCTGGAATGAACCTGACACCAGCCTGGGAGCGCGATTTGCCCCGGCGCCTGGGCCCCGGTCACCAGGTGCCGTAGACGGACTCGGTGCGCGCCTGCAGCCCCAGGCAGAAATCCCTCAGATCCCGCCCCCGGGCCTCGGCCAGGAAGCGCACCGTCGCCCCCATGAGATAGGAGCCGTTGGGGCGCCCCCGCCACGGGGTGGGGGGAAGATAGGGAGCATCGGTCTCCACCAGCAGCAGCGACTCTGGGATCTGCCTCACGGCCGAGCGCAGGTCCTCGTTGGCGGGGTAGGTGATGGGCCCGGCGATGGAGGCGTACCAGCCGTGCTCGGCGCAGGCGCGGGCGAGCTCGACCCCGCCGGAGAAGCAGTGGAAGACGGTGCGCTGCGGGGCGCCGTCGGCCAGGAGGACCTCCAGGCAGGCGCCATGGGCGTCCCGGTCGTGGATCTGCAGGGGCAGGTCGAGCTCCTTGGCCAGGGCGATATGGGCTCGGAAGGACTCGCGCTGAACAGCCGCGCCGGCCGGCCCGGTGCGGAAGAAGTCCAGTCCGGACTCCCCCACCGCCACCACATGATCCCGATTCGCGCGAATCGTGGCCTCCAGCCGGGACAGGGCCTGATCGAGGCCCTCCCCGTGGTGGTCCATGACGCGCGGGGCCAGGCCGTCGGGGCCGATCTCGCGCACACCGGCGTGCACAACCGCCTCATTGGGGTGGATGGCCAGGGCCGTGCGCACCCCGGGCAGGCTGCGGGCCAGCTCCAGGCTCGGCTCCCAGGCGGTGGTCTCGCAGGCCGAGGTCACGATCCTCGTCACGCCCGCGGCCCGGGCCCGGTCCACCAGCTCCGCCGCGCTCAGCGGCGCCTGGGAGCCGGGGCCGCCCTCATCGCCGGGAACCGGAAGGTGCGCGTGATTGTCGGTGACCGGGGCCGGCAGCGGGGCGACGGCGTCGGCCGGCGGCCAGGAGCGGTCGCGCTTGGCGGAGCCCATGGGGTCAGGCGCCGGTGACGTCGTCGGGCAGGGAGTCGGCGTAGCGGGCCAGCTCCTCCTCGACGATGGCCTCATCGAGCTTGGTGAACACCGGGGTGGGCTTGGCCACAGGCACCCCCACGGACACCGGGTGGCGCCGCCAGGCGGGCACGGCGCTGTAGTCACCGGTGATGATGGGGTAGCCGGTGCGCCCGGCGAAGGCCTCGGGCAGGACGCCGGGGTCGAGCTCCTCGGCCTCCTCGATCCGGGGCATGGGGGCCACCTGCCCCTGGCCGCCCAGGATGCGATCGACCTCGTTGGCCGCATGCGGCAGGAAGGGGGAGAGCAGGAGGTTGAGGTCGGCGACGGCCTGGGCCAGGGTGTGCAGGATCGTGGCCAGCCGCTGGCGCGTGGCCTCATCCTCGCCCTTGAGCTTGAAGGGCTGGGTGTCGGCCACGTACTTGTTGGCCTCCCCCACCAGGCGCATGGCCTCGGCCAGGGCGGCCTTCTGCCGGTGGCGGGCGATGAGGTCACCCACCGAGGCGAAGCCCGTCTCGATGGCCTCCAGCAGGGCGCGATCGATCTCCTCCAGCTCGCCGGGGGCCGGGATGGCGCCGAAGCGCTTGTGGATCATGGAGGCGGTGCGGTTGACCAGGTTGCCCCAGCCGGCCACGAGCTCGCCGTTGGTGCGGCGCACGAACTCCGCCCAGGTGAAGTCGGCGTCCGCGGTCTCCGGGCCGGCGGCGCAGATGAAGTAGCGCAGGGCGTCGGCCTGGTAGCGCTCGAGGAAGTCGCGCACATAGATGACGATGCCGTGGGAGGAGGAGAACTTCTTGCCCTCCATGGTGAGGAACTCGCTGGAGACCACCTCGGTGGGCAGGTTGAGCACGCCCATGGAGCCGGCCGTCACGCCCGGCTCGCCCTGACGGCTGCCCTGGCCGTTGTGCCCCAGGAGCTCGGCGGGCCAGATCTGGGAGTGGAAGACGATGTTGTCCTTGCCCATGAAGTAGTAGGACAGGGCCGCCGGGTCGTTCCACCAGGCGCGCCATGCCTCGGGGTCGCCGGTGCGCCGCGCCCACTCGATGGAGGCCGACAGGTAGCCGATGACCGCGTCGAACCAGACGTAGAGGCGCTTGGTGGGCTGGTCCTCCCAGCCGGGCACGGGGATGCCCCAGTCGATGTCACGGGTCATGGCCCGCGGGCGGATGTCCCCCAGGAGGTTCTGGGAGAAGCGGATGACATTGGGGCGCCAGGTGCCCGAGGCCTCGCGCTCATCAAGCCACTCGCCCAGGGCCTGGGCCAGGGCGGGCAGGTCGAGGAACCAGTGCGTGGACTCCACGAACTCGGGGGTCTCGCCGTTGATCCGCGAGCGCGGGCTGATGAGGTCGGTGGGGTCGAGCTGGTTGCCGCAGCTGTCGCACTGGTCGCCGCGGGCGCCCTGCGTGCCGCAGATGGGGCAGGTCCCCTCGATGTAGCGGTCGGGCAGGGTCCGGCCAGTGGAGGGGGAGATGGCTGAGCGGGTGACCTGCTGGACCATGTAGCCGTTGTCGCGCACCGTGCGGAACATCTCCTGGACGACGGCGTAGTGGTTGCCCGCAGTCGTCCGGGTGAACAGGTCGTAGGACAGGCCCAGGGCCACCAGGTCCTCAACGATGAGCCTGTTGTTGCGGTCCGCCAGCTCGCGGGCGCTGACGCCCTCCTGGTCGGCGGCCACCAGGATGGGCGTGCCGTGCTCATCGGTGCCCGAGACCATGAGGACCTCATGGCCCGCCATGCGCATGTAGCGGGAGAAGACGTCGGAGGGGACGCCGAATCCGGCGACATGACCGATGTGGCGGGGGCCATTGGCGTAGGGCCAGGCGACCGCGGACAGGATGTGCGTCATGGCCCAAGCCTATCCGCTCGCCGCGCCAGACCCGTATGGTGTCCTTGGCGGTGGCCTCCAGCGGCGCTGCCGCTCCCGGTTGGGCCCGCGGCTCACCGGGGTTCCCGGACAGGCTCTTGCCAGGAAGATTGCGATGACCCAGCCTCAGTACGGCCCTCAGCAGGGCGGCCCCTACGGGCCGGCCCAGCCGGCGCCGGGCTACGACCCGAATGCCGCAGCAGGCCCGCAGTACGATCAGTTCGCCCCGACGGCGGCCTACTCCGCGAGCGCCGCGGCACAGGCGGGGGCGGCGCAGCCCGGAGCATCTCAGCCGGTCTCCGGCGCCTATCCCCCGGCAGGCCCCGGCCAGGACCCCTACTACGGGCAGGGGCAGCAGGCGCAGTACCCCGGCCAGGCCTCCCAGCCGGTCCCGTCGGCCCAGTCGGCGGCCCAGTCAGCGCCGTCGGGCGGCTACGTGCCGGCGGCGGGCTACCAGCCGACGGGAGGGACCCCCTACTCCTCGCCCGCGCCCCAGAGCGCGCCTGCGCCGTCGCCCGCAGCCGCCGCGACTCCCTCGCTGAAGGCCCCCACGATCATCCTGTCAGTGTCCGCGGCAACCGTGGCCCTGGCAATCATCCTGGTGATCGGCTTCGGCGTCCAGCTGGCGGGCTTGAACGACGGTATGAGCGAGATCAACTCCAATGGTGCGGTGAAGGCCGAGCTCACCTCGAATGAGAAGTACGGCCTCTACCACACGGGCACGGCCCCCGAGTGCACCGTGCAGGATCCCGACGGCGAGGACGTCTCGATCGACTCGGCCTCCGGGCGGATCAACAAGGAGGATCACTTCGGCACCTTCACCGCCACGAGCTCGGGCGCCTACACGATCACCTGCTCCGGCGAGGATGCCGGCGCCTCCTATGTCAGCGAGCTGGTCACCGAGAAAGACACATACCGGGACGGCATGATCGTCATCCTCGCAGGCCTCGTGGGAGTGCTGGCGATCTTCCCGCTCATCGGCGCGACCATTGTTCGCGCCCGGCGCGCCAAGGCTCACCAGCGGGCGAGGATCTCCTCCCTCTCGCAACAGCAGCAGCAGTCCTGGCCCTCGGCGCCGCAGGGCGCCGCCCACTTCGGCCAGCCCAGCCAGCCGGTCCAGCCCACCCAGCCCATGCAGCCCAGCCAGCCCTTCACCCAGCCCGGTCAGCCAGGAGCGCCCGGCGGCTATCCCGGGGCCTGGGGGCCTGGCCAGGGCTGAGGCCGGCACCG
This genomic interval carries:
- a CDS encoding 4-(cytidine 5'-diphospho)-2-C-methyl-D-erythritol kinase, which codes for MSHLRSVPCGSGPWPARSGSATSVRVEAPGKVNLFLSVGAPGPDGYHPLTTVFQAVRLIETITARRQSAQALGEITLALEEPDDAVPTDASNLAVRAAHILAEATGVSEGVDLLVRKRVPVAGGMAGGSADAAAALVACNALWGTGLGTGELMSLASRLGADVPFPLLGSTAVGHGRGDMVTPLMARGTYQWVFALHHRGLSTPEVFARFDEMGAGRGGPQEVSEAMTVALRSGSPQALAACLHNDLQAAALDLRPELADVIAVAEAAGALRAIVSGSGPTVAALVADAAGAQRVARALMSSGLCAEALRADAPVAGARVVG
- the rsmA gene encoding 16S rRNA (adenine(1518)-N(6)/adenine(1519)-N(6))-dimethyltransferase RsmA, encoding MSPSRSSRPGAADPTSGLLGPAEVRGLCHALGIRPTKTLGQNFVHDASTVRRIVRGAGVTPGQEILEVGPGLGSLTLALLEAGARVTAVEIDPRLARALPVTVADRMPAASTDLRVIEADALGITGPQDLGGALPVRLVANLPYNVAVPVLLTLLEALPSLESATVMVQAEVADRLAAPPGSRTYGVPSAKTAWYASARRTITISRSVFWPVPNVDSALVELIRREPPVTAASREEVFAVIDAAFSQRRKTLRKALAALAGGPEAAERALRAAGIDPAERGERLDATAFAGLAQELFAREPGGSDAKEKP
- a CDS encoding resuscitation-promoting factor: MTIPDPLIDPAEAVQDEPAERPSRRPMLLRAALSAAALSLVVSGGAYAAVVATGDGPSSSTAALSGQDLGAEGGRSGQPVAAATQGAATVTTVTEETTQAHGRVEKPSASVPEGETRVETEGVDGVVRTTYQVTLVDGKETSRVEISSVVVTQAVDEVVLVGTATQADKTPAPKDTGSAESSQAPQAAPTAEADSSGSDSGSGDAGSGGSSSGGSAPEGVWAQLAQCESGGDPTANTGNGYYGLYQFSLQTWQSVGGSGLPSEASAEEQTMRAQALQQSAGWGQWPHCAAKLGLL
- a CDS encoding G5 domain-containing protein, yielding MGRHSQTSSLNTTLVELGALASRGLTPASTGHGRRRAAGPARTPLSPMLFRAGGAAAVLSLAVSGGAYAAVAAQDEQGGLGGNTLAALGGEANGAPAGEAVTVADDGAATVTTVTEETTQAHGKTEKPSASVPEGETRVETEGVDGVVRTTYQVTSVDGKETSRVEISSVVVTQAVDEVVLVGTGSASAPAESGSTSAPTDSGATEAPASTSTTEQAPAPAADSSAGTTPEGAKAIARSMMAGYGWGDSEFSCLESLWERESNWNYQAQNPSSGAYGIPQSLPGDKMASVSSDWATNPTTQITWGLGYISGRYGTPCAAWAHSESVGWY
- a CDS encoding TatD family hydrolase, producing MGSAKRDRSWPPADAVAPLPAPVTDNHAHLPVPGDEGGPGSQAPLSAAELVDRARAAGVTRIVTSACETTAWEPSLELARSLPGVRTALAIHPNEAVVHAGVREIGPDGLAPRVMDHHGEGLDQALSRLEATIRANRDHVVAVGESGLDFFRTGPAGAAVQRESFRAHIALAKELDLPLQIHDRDAHGACLEVLLADGAPQRTVFHCFSGGVELARACAEHGWYASIAGPITYPANEDLRSAVRQIPESLLLVETDAPYLPPTPWRGRPNGSYLMGATVRFLAEARGRDLRDFCLGLQARTESVYGTW
- the metG gene encoding methionine--tRNA ligase, giving the protein MTHILSAVAWPYANGPRHIGHVAGFGVPSDVFSRYMRMAGHEVLMVSGTDEHGTPILVAADQEGVSARELADRNNRLIVEDLVALGLSYDLFTRTTAGNHYAVVQEMFRTVRDNGYMVQQVTRSAISPSTGRTLPDRYIEGTCPICGTQGARGDQCDSCGNQLDPTDLISPRSRINGETPEFVESTHWFLDLPALAQALGEWLDEREASGTWRPNVIRFSQNLLGDIRPRAMTRDIDWGIPVPGWEDQPTKRLYVWFDAVIGYLSASIEWARRTGDPEAWRAWWNDPAALSYYFMGKDNIVFHSQIWPAELLGHNGQGSRQGEPGVTAGSMGVLNLPTEVVSSEFLTMEGKKFSSSHGIVIYVRDFLERYQADALRYFICAAGPETADADFTWAEFVRRTNGELVAGWGNLVNRTASMIHKRFGAIPAPGELEEIDRALLEAIETGFASVGDLIARHRQKAALAEAMRLVGEANKYVADTQPFKLKGEDEATRQRLATILHTLAQAVADLNLLLSPFLPHAANEVDRILGGQGQVAPMPRIEEAEELDPGVLPEAFAGRTGYPIITGDYSAVPAWRRHPVSVGVPVAKPTPVFTKLDEAIVEEELARYADSLPDDVTGA